The Plasmodium cynomolgi strain B DNA, chromosome 13, whole genome shotgun sequence DNA segment GTGCGTGGCGCCTTTTCCttccaaaatgtgcaaacgttttttcaaaattgttcaaATGGACATCAAACCGCACGCGCAATGACATGTGTGCTTTGTTACGCGGTATACTCTAACAAATGATGTTGATTCCCCCATGTTGTGGCATACCTCACAGTTAATGCAAGAAGGTGTGTTAACTTGCCCCTTGGAgggagtgggaaaaaaaaaaagtaaggaaGCTATCGGTTAACATTTCGCAAACGCGTGAAGGGGGGAattatacacaaaaaaaaaacgtcgtgaaaaaattatcttcatAATGACAAAACTATCACGAATGAAAAAGCATACGTGTGGAGGACACAGGTtaacccccccccccttttttttcttctcccaaTGCGGACTACTGATATCGAATGCTAATTTTGCTTTTACGTAGCTGAATACGCCGACGAATGATCTCCCGCATGGATAGATTTTTCTCACTCGTGTCACCAATCCCAGCATTGTAGTTGGTCCACACGTTCCCCAAGTTGGCGTAGTAGTCCATGGGATATATCTCTTTATATTTAACTGCCTGCAAAAAAACATAAGCTTCATAACTGTTTAACAGAGGTTTGGAGTTGTAATTCCCCCAGTCGATAGACAATCTTGGACAGCCTATTTGTATAAATAcatccacatttttgaacaaggctaatttttcattaaatatttctgacaataaaaggataaaaaaatatttttttgcttaacaagatttaaaatgttttgtaaaatattgaCATTTCCTTGTCTTCCCAAAGTACTTAAAATAATGCACACACTTTTACAGttggtacatttttttatttcattttttcgtatttcatgaaaaagggtgtaattatatttttccgtCGTTATTACTTTGTTAAATGGATTATATCGGTAGAAGGAGAAATCGGGATTGTGTATCATCAGGCTTTCCAAATGAAACCTCCCATCTGCAATGAAAACAATTTTGacttgatttttttgtaaaaatcgtTTACACTCATTTATGATAAATGCTTCGCTGTGATGACTGTTATGGTCATCCTTTGGGGGGATATCTCCAGGGGGGTATTTCTCCCCTTGTGTTGGCCCGCCTAAGGAGAGGCCATTTTGACTGGTCTGCTTCTCCACAACCTCTCCCCCTTGTCCCTTCCTCACAACGTGTTCATAGAGAAAGCGATACAAATTGGGGGAAGTGCACCCGAGTACCTCTCCCTTGGTGAGGGGAAGTACTTGTGGgataggcaaaaaaaggtcaaaataattttctttctttaaaATGCTATGCACATTATGTACAAGGCAAGAAAATTGTATTGTCCCAAGGAGTAAAATAATGTCACTTttatggaaatttttttttatcgtctccaccaaatgagaagaatttaattttatgtccacaaaaacataaatacatCGTATTTTTGTCACAGTTAAGGGAACCAAACAGGAATGCCCATAATGAATGATCAAATCACAATGCAACTTCTCACTTGTGTAATCATCGATGCAACATCCACCATACGTGACATCCCCCAGGATAATAACATCTTCCACacagtcacaaaaaaaatataaaatctCAGAAATGTACAATCCCCAAATTAATAACCCCTCAGGTAACTGCAGtacgatatttttaaatttttctcttaaaataatatcaatgcatttgtatatttcgaaattgtaattttctggGAAGGACTTTTTTATAGCCTTTTGCAGCAGCTCATTATTCAATATAAATTTCGGGATGGCGCagtggatttttttcttctctttcttctcatcaaaagttttgtttttctcgcTAATTTGGTTCATCTTTTGTATAGGGGGATATTTCGTACGAGCGTGGAGGAAAAACTTGGGGGAGGCAGACTCCTCAAAATGGGATTAAATTGCcacttatattttatgtgatgcatatacatacgcatGGTATACTACTTCGGGATGCCTGCAAAGTCGCCATAtctaaaatggaaaatactCCAACTGTTGCGCTTTGTCATTTGCGGCGATGCGTCCTTCCGGTGGGCACAGCAGAGGAACGTCCATGCATTAGCACGTGTTCGTGCGTGGGGCAGGTCATATGAGCATTCGCAtcagagggaaaaaataaacagggaaaaaaaaatatgcatatatgtatatatatatatgcatatttttctctctttaGCGGTTCGCccaaaaggtaaaaaaaaaacttctccctttttcccgTTGCATAAAAGAGACCTTACAACGACCGGCATTTTTCTTCGCAATTTCGCCCTGCCTTACTACCGCTGGAGGGACATGCACACGGATGAGCATCTAGTTGCAGCTTTATCCGCCtatgtacatgcatgcaCCTACTTGCGCGCGTAGTTGCAAGGCGGAAACTACTTCATCCCCCCTTGTAGTGAAGTTATTTCTCCCCATAGGGAGCACACCAAGTGAGCGTTCGCTCTTCTCGCCTCAACATAATAACATCGTTACGTTGTAATCACGTGGTAATCACgtggtagtttttttttttccctccatttaACCATTCCCTTTTTGATCCCCCTCCCGGAACGATTGTTATTCGCATCAGTTGTGTTCCTCAACTGTTCATAAAACCTCCTCGTTTTACTGTGCaaggggaaatttttttttttttttacataatcaCATTTCAGTGACGGTTGTTCCAAATTGGAATTACTCCTACCACATCGAAATGGTTGCGGTGTGCCTGGGCGCAACGCGTTGGGGTAGGGTTCTCCACGACAGGGTGGTGTCCGCTCGTGCGTCAGTTGTGTGGTCAGCTGTGTGGTCGGCTGTGTGGTCAGTTCTGTGGTCAGTCCTGTGGTCAGTTCTGTGGTCAGTTCTGTGGTCAGTTCTGTGGTCAGTTCTGAGGTAGTTCCTGGTTAATACCCCCCAAGCGTTTCCACTCGTTGCGGCGAAATCGGGCATCGCGCATCGCGCatgctcaattttttaagatatAACTCGAAgggcgtgaaaaaaaaataaaaaatccaaaatgaAGTGCGTAAGGGGAAAAACCCTCAAGCGGTTTATTCTCCCGGCGCGAATGTAACTTCCCAAGGCACTTTTTCACAAAGCACCTTTTAAAACCGCTTAACCCTagtgggcacaaaaaaaaaaaaaaaaaaaaaaaattcacctgTGCAATGTATGGCGGCAACCTTGGGCACCCTTCCTAGTTGTGTACTTCACCAAAAGGCTAACTTTCTAATTTTGCACaatgtgtgaaaaaaaatttacatgaaATGGAGCGAAATGGAACAACGCAGAACGAAATATAACAGCGCAGAACGAAATAGAACAACGCGGAACGAAATAGAACAACGCGGAAcgaaaaacgaagaaggaagaaaaccaaaataaagtgaaacaaaaagcgacgaaacaaaaaaaaggcagcgaTTGGATTGACTAGTGACTCCACGCCCCTTAAGTTAACAACAACCGCGGGCAAAGAGACATCAAAAGGCAAACGAGCCTCTCccctaaccctaaccctaaccctaaccctaattCCCAATGGATAACAACAAACTTGCAGATTTTCCCGGAGAGCCCAACCTGAGCGCGTaactgaaaatattttctaaagTTTCTCTGTTCTTTCGAAATTTAGCAACTCCACAGGGAACACATTTTGCCACGTAGCCATTTTGCCACgtagccattttgccattttgccatttctCCACTTCCccacttcgccatttttctaattttccacttttttttcaagcggCTCCTGTGCGTACGAGCGACATCAGTTAGGTGGTGCCCCATCATGCTTCGccaaaaagaagggaaagcTTTTTCTCTTGGCCAGAGGTTAGTGCATCTGCGGTTACGTAGGCATGTGTATGTCCAAATATGAGAGAAAAcggtgcttttttttttttgcgatccATGTCGGAGAAGCTGCGCTCTTTTTGTTCCCTAATTTTATGCTATCcgccttttttatgctttccccttcccccccctccatgTGCAACCCACTGAAGAACCCCTCGAAGACACCATAGACCACGCATGCATGGACACTCTACGCATAGCAGAAAGAGtcaaagggaaaataataaacgaGCGTaaggaaaaacagaaaatggcatttttttaaagaaggGACACATGGTGCATGTGGCATGCAACGTGCCATCCAGCGTGCCATCCAGCGTGCCAACCAACGTGTCACCAGCACGGTGGATAAAATTCATCGCCACTCCCTCAACACTTCCCCCCCTGGGCAGAGTTCCATTTGGTTCTTGTCCTGTACATGCAAATTCTGAAGGCAAAGAAGGCGCAAAACAAACTTAACCGAGGTTAAacggaaaagaaacaaaatggcgTTTGGGTGGGACACCCTATTCAAACCTTTCCTGAGCGTGTTGGAAAATGTGAGCACCATAATTTGGGTgcatatttcttcatttttttttttttttttttccattttaggCATCGATGAGAAGGTCGAAAAGACCATTTCCGCGGCGATCGAATTGTATTCCTTGATAGTAAtctcctcaaaaaaaaggaaaagtgaaCGAGGCAACACATTCGTGTGGAACGTTGCGTATGGGTGTCCTCACATGTGCGTGTCCTCACATATGCGTCTCTTCACATATGCGTGTCCTCACATATGCGTGATGGACGAGGTTTTCTGCCCCTCTTTGGCGCATCGGTTGATTGcatctcccttttgcttctcaCCCCTCCAGGAGAAGCAAAGCGaaaataagaacaaaaagtACCTGCAGAAAATATGCTCCATTTGCGACACGCTGTCTCATTTGTTAATGAGATACAACGAGGACATCGTGGCTGAGCAGTGGGGGGAGGAACTGCCCACGCCAAGGGATGGTGACATTGGCGGGGCTTCTGGAGATGACACGCTGGTACGttaaaagaagcagaaaaaaaaggaaaagcaaagaagggaacaaaataaagagagGCAAAATAGACCATTTGATTGATGCGTCACTGCACAAAATGCATGCGCAAGTGGCAGTCCCGATAAGTTGTGCGAACGGGGGGCAAAGATGTGACTCCAGattcgtttattttgttttattttattttattttattatatttttttttttttttttttctatgtatgtacacatttatgacttcattttattattattattttttttctttctctatATATGTCCATATTTAtaacttcattttattattattttttttttttccattcgaaTGCGGATAGACAGAAGATGAAGAACCtggtaaagaaaaagagccACTGACAGGtgtaaatttgaaaaggacTAAGAGTGTTTATGCTTGAGGAGGTTACTAGAAGGGTTgccaaaacattttttctagAAGTTCTCTCTCCAGAAGGGGACAAACCCCGCATGAGTGGTCTTCACTCAAGCTTTCGTACATTCGATATTGTCCCACTGTTTGACTGAatatttcttccctcccccccacctTTCCGCTTCAGAAAAGGAGCCTCAACGTGAAAAAACGAGTGGACCACCGGATGACACACAATATAccgaaggtgaaaaaaacgtgaaagCAGCGAAGGAGGAGTATCCATATTTGGAAGGACTCCCCCATGGAGACACTTACTTAGAAAACGATTTTTCAACGAGAAACTGCATCCGATGTCTGTACGCGGATAAAGAATTAAACGAGACAGAATACTACGACCCGTATAGGAAGATCAAGCCATTCAAAAAATTCCAATTAGGAGATACAAATTTAGCATTGcaagatagaaaaaaattgagaaaaaaaattaaccgtATTTGTCGTAGTAAATCATACTTATTGACAGAGAGAAGAAGCAATACTTCCTCTACAGATGTGTCTCTCTCGAAGGGAGGAATGAACCATTTAAGTGATTTGGAACGTATCCTTTTAGGGATAAATAAAACAGTCACAACCTTTGGCACCGATAAAAATGACAATATAAATGCTACCGTAGAATTCTTTACACCATACggagggaaggaaaaaaatgttattcaCATAAATGAGTATGACTATTTCTTTTGCAGCAGTAGCAATGACGAGTCGGAGGTGCAGAGCAGCACAGACGGACAGACACAACATGGCAGaaaccaaaaagggaagaacccCCTTTTCAACAGAATTAATGTCTTCTATgtaggaaataaaaaagtcatacttgataggaaaaaaaaagaaaaaataattttccaaatggaTCCCAATGGTATCTTAAGAAAggacattttcaaaaaaggaaaaaaaaatgaaaacgttttaaaaaaatcgtttaaGGAAAACGAGTGGTCTGATGACCATGTCGACTTCTGCTACCtgaatgaacagaaaaaaaaagaaaaaattgtcatcaCGAAAAGGAGAGATGGGATATACAAACGTCTATTTCGGGACCACGAGCTGAATGGCAAACAGGAAATTTTCGACTTTTACAGAAGAAGCATCTTCGGCATTAGGGAAGTTCATCTCTACGACGACGCGGAGGCCATGGCGTTTTGCATTATCAGACGAAGCCAAAcaggggacaaaaaaaaacgcgaaaaagaaaatcttcgcaaagaaaaagaaaaatttaaaggcGCACAGAGAGACAGGGTTGCCTCAAACAAGCGCACCCACGTCCACACCAATGAATGGTCTCtagaaatgggaaaaggatGCCCCGGGAGTAGCAAAGAAAATTCCCTGGagagcattttttccaagctgaaaaagagaaaggaaagaTACCTTAAGGCTATTTACCTGTGCACTGATAAGGAGACGGGTCCGATTAGGAAATCGCAAAATTTGAGACGAATCAAAATGCGCCTTaatgggggggaggggatgAGGCAGCCAATGGGGGAGAGGCACACGGGGAAGGTACCCCTCGCCGAAAGGGAGAAAGCAATGCATCCGGTCCCCCCACAGATGGATCCCCCCCTATGGGAAACCCAAATCGGAAAAGTGAAGAAGCCCAAAAGGCTGCCCAGAGGGGGGGTGGATGCGCCGCTTCGAAAGTGCACTAGCTCAGctgagaaaaaggggaaaatggaCAGAGgcgaaaaagcgaaagggggtgaaaaattGAAGTTGTCTGAAAAAAccaaaaggggtgaaaaatcGAAGTTGTCTGAAAAAACCAAAAGGGATAAAAAATCGAAGTTGTCTGAAAAAAccaaaaggggtgaaaaatcGCAAACGGATAAACCACCCCTACGCGGCCGCTTCACCGCGAAGAAAGAAGGCCACCCCATCAGGGACGTTGGTGAGCGCACCGAGCAGGGGAAGCACCCACAGGATGACTCACCCAAGGAAGGCAACAACGGTAAGCTAGGCGACGACATCGCGAAGCTAGGCGACGACATCGTGAAGCTAAGTGACGACATGGCGAAGCTAAGTGACGACATCGCGAAGCTAGGCGACGACAGCATGATCTAtaacaaaaacgaaaatggatATATGAGTCTGTACAAAGAAGTAAAAGAAGGCAACGGAGGTGTGGCGGTTGGAACGTACTCAATGGCCAAGTTAGCATCCATTATAGAGAAGAGTCACGCGGAGGGAGATAATCCTGAGATACATGGTCAccaaaaaacgaacaaaaaaattgaagaatttgtctttaatgaaaatttaaaagatatCAGCATTACGTCGCATAATATGAGTCGAAAGAGTTCCAAAAATTGCGTTAAGTATCATCAACCCCAGGGGGAAGGCGGTCAGGGGGAAAGTGGTCATGAGAAAAGCGGTCATGAGAAAAGCGGTCAGGAGGAAAGAGGTCACAACTTGAACGAGTTAAATGAACGAAGAGAAGCCTCTGCAGGGGGATCATACCGACCAGCAAATGTCCAACCAAATGGTTACTCAAATTACAGTGAAAGGGATGTCATCAAGGCAATCTCAACAGTGTTCAGTAAGGAAAACGCAAAGCTGAATGGAGAAACAGTACCCAGAAATTCGGTAACATATAGATTACCTACCAATCCTGATGATACAagtgataataattttttgaaaaagagtTCCAATTCATTGGCTGAAATGTCTGAGAGTCCCTTCGGggatatttcaaaaaatacattGGGGAATTTGCGCGACCATGTGAGGCGGCAACTAAGCGACTCACAGAGTGATGAGATGAGCCATCAGCTGAGTCGCCAACTGAGCAGCCAAATGAGCCACCAACTGAGCAGCCAAATGAGCCACCAACTGAGCAGCCAAATGAGCCACCAACTGAGCAGCCAAATGAGCCACCAATTGAGGAGCCAAACGAGCCACCAACTGAGCAGCCAAACGAGCCACCAACTGAGCAGCCAAACGAGCCACCAAATGAGCAGCCAAATGAGCCACCAGCTAAGAATCGAAACAAAGGAGAggcctttaaaaaatagacgATCCGAAGTGAGCAGTGGATTAAAATCAGACCCTGAGGAATcaaaggaggaacaaaacaTCGCCAACGCAGCTGCGGTTGCAGTGAGAACGGAGGGTGACCTCTCGAAAGGGGGGTTGCAAGAAGTGAATGGACCcctggaggaagaaaagaagaaaaggcagCAGTATCTCAGCAAGGGATTCCGGGCCTACGTTCACATAGTGTTATGTAAGGTGCACGAAAAGTAGACGCGTGGCGTGAGGAGAGGAACGGAGCAACGTACTAGAGCAGCGTGCTAGAGCAACGTACTAGAGCAACGCACTAGAGCAACGCACTAGAACAACGCACTAGCGGAGTGGACCGAGTCAGGGTGTACGCACACCCGTGAACATGCCAGCGCCGCTTCAACCCCACgtccttctcctcatttccccttttcagcCGAATCGAACGTAGTCACGAGAAAGTGCACCGTGTTCTTTGACTATACGTCTAAAAAAGTCAGCATAGtaagaaacagaaaagtgTTTAATATCGATGTGGATAAGTTATATGTACAGGAGATACCCACCTATGAAGTTGGCCTAGGTGTGATCGAATTGGTACTTTCCAAAAGGAGGTCCAGAGTGCTGTTACTAGAGTCTCGCGATCTCGTGGGGTTGCAGAACTTGGGAGATGAAATTGGCTGGATCAGCACCCCGAATGGTAAGGCACAGCGGAGGGCCATTATCCGGGTGTGCCATGAACGTGATGCCCCATGGGATAGTCCACACCTAACGCTTAATACACTGTGGGGAAGAGGCAATAAAAGAGGAGTCTTTAGTACATCCGGGAGAGTCCTAAAAGGAC contains these protein-coding regions:
- a CDS encoding diphthamide biosynthesis protein (putative): MNQISEKNKTFDEKKEKKKIHCAIPKFILNNELLQKAIKKSFPENYNFEIYKCIDIILREKFKNIVLQLPEGLLIWGLYISEILYFFCDCVEDVIILGDVTYGGCCIDDYTSEKLHCDLIIHYGHSCLVPLTVTKIRCIYVFVDIKLNSSHLVETIKKNFHKSDIILLLGTIQFSCLVHNVHSILKKENYFDLFLPIPQVLPLTKGEVLGCTSPNLYRFLYEHVVRKGQGGEVVEKQTSQNGLSLGGPTQGEKYPPGDIPPKDDHNSHHSEAFIINECKRFLQKNQVKIVFIADGRFHLESLMIHNPDFSFYRYNPFNKVITTEKYNYTLFHEIRKNEIKKCTNCKSVCIILKIFNEKLALFKNVDVFIQIGCPRLSIDWGNYNSKPLLNSYEAYVFLQAVKYKEIYPMDYYANLGNVWTNYNAGIGDTSEKNLSMREIIRRRIQLRKSKISIRYQ
- a CDS encoding hypothetical protein (putative), with the translated sequence MQILKAKKAQNKLNRGIDEKVEKTISAAIELYSLIEKQSENKNKKYLQKICSICDTLSHLLMRYNEDIVAEQWGEELPTPRDGDIGGASGDDTLVR